One part of the Salvelinus sp. IW2-2015 linkage group LG28, ASM291031v2, whole genome shotgun sequence genome encodes these proteins:
- the drc1 gene encoding dynein regulatory complex protein 1, translating to MSQTGNLRDDTEEAGPSVDSENPEERIAARRLRIAARSEANKRQELGDDSHEKKEIKEEARKSQHQVEQSEKRMIKLQSDGTELVTNIQVAADSRESQRQTEVEEAHRLRVEKLENEAKSSLEKFEEITRKWTVAKMKEIPQDLRDSLSSQQQLCALLIEDKNKLIHELQQEMKLSDDRYVKNLKKQAEDVDLMIERMEDQVKFLMGSYRDELDQIENSFEHERKILLTGNRTKWEQYMKERRDKELENVMQRMKRVDEYEVLLQQLRTEDAEEYNMIKIKLDTDVQILEQQLQQMKATYQLNQEKLEYNFQVLKKRDEENTITKSQQKRKITRLQDVVNNLKIKCANQEKQSREENQNLTDDYTRIMQQYKHMQKKMRHFAAIDAKKFEEVWLMNEEEVKALVEKALDTDRLVHEQQLGLAWQRPSLAFMERCGPLQPQRQAQKTAHQAISELLQLGQTSGCSPGKGKYQEAGVGPGAESPGLAVEVYDSGAGLESGSSEVEREREGSEGEHSGRLSAKMVKKLLELLCDEAGFLIESKLLKLLSPLEKDEQSLMKLDSIFTAMGIESEEDVYKLADFFMKYRHTQGEQTQDASAKWGVASPQAERGEFTSSCSPPSDLIHPNDVLVALRAFTAHHCRPRELATSHQPSMLGLGGRDDTEDAAYWEAMGDVIPEAKLKIWGALETALYKYHIVLTERSKFITDTQSLKQQNTELRMLLHQYVNSRVNAELEIPPNLVMQLAPE from the exons ATGAGTCAAACCGGTAACCTACGCGATGATACGGAGGAGGCTGGACCTTCCGTGGACTCTGAAAATCCAGAGGAGAGAATTGCAGCCCGTCGCCTCCGGATAGCTGCACGAAGTGAAGCCAATAAAAG ACAAGAACTGGGAGATGACTCCCATGAAAAGAAAGAAATCAAAGAGGAGGCCAGAAAAAGCCAGCATCAAGTGGAACAGAGTGAGAAG CGTATGATAAAGCTGCAGAGTGATGGGACGGAGCTGGTCACCAACATCCAGGTAGCAGCTGATTCTAGGGAATCGCAGCGTCAAACAGAGGTGGAGGAGGCCCACAGACTCAG GGTGGAGAAGCTGGAGAATGAGGCCAAGTCGAGCCTGGAGAAGTTTGAGGAGATCACCAGGAAGTGGACGGTGGCAAAGATGAAGGAGATCCCCCAGGACTTGAGAGACTCTCTGAGCAGCCAGCAGCAGCTGTGTGCCCTGCTCATAGAGGACAAGAACAAACTCATCCACGAGCTGcagcag gagATGAAGTTAAGTGACGATCGCTACGTCAAAAATCTGAAGAAGCAGGCAGAGGATGTGGACCTGATGATTGAGAGAATGGAGGACCAGGTCAAGTTTCTGATGGGCTCCTACAGGGATGAACTGGACCAGATAGAG AATTCCTTTGAGCATGAGCGGAAGATCCTACTCACGGGGAACAGGACGAAATGGGAACAGTACATGAAGGAGCGCCGGGACAAAGAG ctggagAACGTGATGCAGAGGATGAAGAGGGTGGATGAGTATGAGGTGTTGCTGCAGCAGCTGAGGACAGAGGACGCGGAGGAATACAATATGATCAAGATCAAACTGGACACAGATGTTCAG atcctggagcagcagctgcagcagatGAAGGCTACGTACCAGCTGAACCAGGAGAAGCTGGAGTACAACTTCCAGGTGCTAaagaagagagacgaagagaacaCCATCACCAAGTCCCAGCAGAAGAGAAAGATCACCAG ACTGCAGGATGTTGTCAACAACCTGAAGATCAAGTGTGCCAACCAGGAGAAGCAGTCCCGGGAGGAGAACCAGAACCTCACTGATGACTACACACGCATCATGCAACAGTACAAACACATGCAGAAGAAGATGAG GCACTTTGCGGCCATCGATGCCAAGAAGTTTGAGGAGGTGTGGCTGATGAACGAAGAGGAGGTCAAGGCGCTGGTGGAGAAGGCCCTGGATACGGACCGGCTGGTCCACGAGCAGCAGTTGGGCCTGGCCTGGCAGCGCCCATCACTGGCTTTCATGGAGCGCTGCGGCCCCCTCCAGCCCCAGAGACAGGCCCAGAAGACTGCGCACCAGGCCATCTCCGAGCTGCTCCAGCTTGGGCAGACCAGTGGATGTAGCCCGGGGAAGGGGAAGTACCAGGAGGCAGGGGTTGGGCCTGGGGCAGAGAGCCCTGGGTTGGCTGTGGAGGTGTATGACTCAGGAGCAGGGCTGGAGAGTGGGAGcagtgaggtggagagagagagggaagggagtgaGGGGGAGCACAGTGGGAGGTTGTCGGCGAAGATGGTCAAGAAGCTCCTGGAGCTGCTGTGTGACGAGGCG GGTTTTCTGATAGAGAGCAAACTTCTGAAGCTCCTCTCRCCACTGGAGAAGGATGAGCAGTCCCTCATGAAGCTGGACTCCATCTTCACT GCCATGGGGATCGAGAGCGAGGAGGACGTGTACAAGCTGGCGGATTTCTTCATGAAGTATAGACATACACAAGGGGAGCAGACCCAG GATGCGTCTGCAAAATGGGGCGTGGCCAGTCCTCAGGCGGAGCGAGGGGAGTTTACCTCCTCCTGCAGCCCGCCGTCTGACCTCATCCATCCCAATGATGTCCTGGTGGCCCTGAGGGCCTTCACTGCTCACCACTGCCGGCCAAG AGAGTTAGCTACCTCTCACCAGCCCAGTATGCTGGGTCTAGGAGGGAGAGATGACACAGAAGACGCTGCTTACTGGGAGGCCATGGGTGACGTCATCCCTGAGGCCAAACTCAAGATCTGGGGCGCCCTGGAGACAGCACTTTACAAGTACCA CATTGTTCTGACAGAGAGGTCCAAGttcatcacagacacacagagcctgaaaCAACAGAACACAGAGCTCCGGATGCTGCTTCACCAATACGTCAActccagg GTCAATGCTGAGCTGGAGATCCCGCCCAACCTGGTGATGCAGTTGGCTCCTGAGTGA